The DNA sequence ATTGTCTATGGGCCTCTCCCCGCATCcccctcacatgagggccctgggtactcagtccccttttgcacccccagtccgacacccctgcCCACCTGCCCCTAGTGACCAGTTGCCACTAGTTGTTTGGTATATAGAGAGAAACATATGACTAAACtactaaagaaataaaaaaggagtacaaaaagacacaaaacaactacagTACAAATAGTCACTTATTGACTatcaccttttttgtttttttacttaaaatttatattaaaatttAACTTCTCCATTTTGTCCTTCTTTGCTTCCCTCCATCTGCGTGCATGGCTTGTTTGTTGCAGTTATCTGTGAGGTGAACAGCCAGTCCCGTCTCAACACCGGCCTGGTCAAGGTGTTCGGCAAACGCAGAACTGCAACCACAGCCACGCCAACTACTATGGTCAATGAAACGACCACTGAACCAACAACTATCCAACTGAATACCACCCAAACGACTACCACCCAACCAATCCCAACAGATGCCACAAATTCAACCCTAGTCATAAACAGAAGAAAGCGCCGGGCGCCTGACTCTGCTACTACAACCACAGCCAAGCCAACAACTCCGGTCAAAACACGACAGACTACCACCCACACAACTAAGAAGCCAACAACGCCGGTCAAAACACGACAGACTACCACCCACACAACTAAGAAGCCAACAACGCCGGTCAAAACACGACAGACTACCACCCACACAACTAAGAAGCCAACAACGCCGGTCAAAACACGACAGACTACCACCCACACAACTAAGAAGCCAACAACTCCAGTCAAAACACGACAGACTACCACCCACACAACAAGCCAACAACGCCGGTCAAAACACGACAGACTACCACCCACACAACTAAGAAGCCAACAACGCCGGTCAAAACACGACAGACTACCACCCACACAACTAAGAAGCCAACAACTCCAGTCAAAACACGACAGACTACCACCCACACATCTACCACCCAATCAACAACTAGAAAACTGAATACCACTGCTCCAACGACCACCAGACCAATCCCAACAGGTGCCACGAAATCAACCCTAGGCACAAATGAAACCAGAGCTGTCAACAACAGAAGAAAGCGCGAGGCAAGCAGCGAGGAACTGCTGAATGAAGATGAGCGATCCAGTGAGGACCAATCCAGTGAGGAGAGCGAGGAGTCGTCTTTCGGCCTTTACGGGCTCTTCCAGCTGTCTGACGAGACCTTCTGTAATTCTGGTTATCGCTCCTCCAAAAACAAGTGCAACACAACCTGCGATGGTGAGTCTTTCAaccagacacatacagacatgatGGATAATTAAATGAGAAATTTTACACGTTAAAaactgttctttttttctccccctgaAGCCTTCACTGATGACAACATTACGGACGACATTGATTGCTTTGTGAAGACTGATCAGTGGAGGTAAGCTTGAATTGTATTGGAATTGTTTAAGTTAGaatgaatatttgaatattgcATATAGATagtgtaaaagtaatgtataTGTAATAGAGCTCAAAAGACTTTTTGGACGGGTGCAAAAAAGTTAGCGTCTGACAAAACATAG is a window from the Perca fluviatilis chromosome 1, GENO_Pfluv_1.0, whole genome shotgun sequence genome containing:
- the LOC120563293 gene encoding cell wall protein DAN4-like gives rise to the protein MKFGLLVVLAVAVLVPSLSEGRTISRCELREKLGQAITLPPQLQKFKQQYLARVICEVNSQSRLNTGLVKVFGKRRTATTATPTTMVNETTTEPTTIQLNTTQTTTTQPIPTDATNSTLVINRRKRRAPDSATTTTAKPTTPVKTRQTTTHTTKKPTTPVKTRQTTTHTTKKPTTPVKTRQTTTHTTKKPTTPVKTRQTTTHTTKKPTTPVKTRQTTTHTSTTQSTTRKLNTTAPTTTRPIPTGATKSTLGTNETRAVNNRRKREASSEELLNEDERSSEDQSSEESEESSFGLYGLFQLSDETFCNSGYRSSKNKCNTTCDAFTDDNITDDIDCFVKTDQWRLFLNSASRECQYGAKNFFDQC